Proteins from a genomic interval of Sphingomonas sp. Y38-1Y:
- a CDS encoding MFS transporter — protein MTGVQAAAPAAPLSDRRRTLAFATVLCAFVLEVADATIVNTALPQIRRGLGAGDIAMQWIAAAYFLGLGSLLLIGGRLGDIFGYRRMFAIGIAAFVAASCLCGLSRNPDELVAARLLQGASGAMMAPQVMAIVQLLYSPLERVARLAWFGVLGGLAAILGPVAGGLLIEADILGLGWRAIFLVNLPLGLMALAAAWRFVPSLKSSAAIRIDIVGALIFMAGFAALLAALIEGPERGWPWPTLAALAGGFALIATGWHHARRREQRIGSAVIATALFGLPTFFWGIVAILAFSAASAGYLLIFAVSLQQGLGLSALDTALAHVPFGLGVMGGISVIGRRWLPVLGRKLLIAGALILAAAGFAVLMRVSAGSATDPLTIALFAVAGLGMGMLAGPLPPVIVADVDRAQAGAASAMLKTAQQIGGAAGVALIGAAYFTAGDGAAARLAGLVPGGAAFVGLLGVAVLAALRLPAVIFAKR, from the coding sequence ATGACAGGGGTTCAGGCGGCGGCACCGGCCGCGCCGCTTTCCGACCGGCGGCGCACGCTCGCCTTTGCCACCGTCCTGTGCGCCTTCGTGCTGGAGGTCGCCGACGCGACGATCGTCAACACTGCGCTGCCGCAGATCCGCCGCGGGCTGGGCGCGGGCGACATCGCGATGCAGTGGATCGCCGCCGCCTATTTCCTTGGGCTCGGATCGCTGCTGCTGATCGGGGGGCGACTGGGCGACATCTTCGGCTATCGCCGGATGTTCGCGATCGGCATCGCCGCGTTCGTCGCCGCATCGTGCCTGTGCGGGCTGTCGCGCAACCCCGACGAGCTCGTCGCCGCCCGGCTGCTTCAGGGCGCGTCGGGCGCGATGATGGCGCCGCAGGTGATGGCGATCGTCCAGCTCCTTTATTCGCCGCTGGAGCGCGTCGCGCGACTCGCCTGGTTCGGCGTGCTCGGTGGCCTCGCGGCGATCCTGGGGCCGGTCGCGGGCGGGCTGCTGATCGAGGCGGACATCCTGGGCCTTGGCTGGCGCGCGATCTTCCTCGTCAACCTGCCGCTGGGGCTGATGGCGCTGGCGGCGGCGTGGCGGTTCGTGCCGTCGCTCAAATCGTCGGCGGCGATCCGCATCGATATCGTCGGTGCGCTGATCTTCATGGCAGGATTCGCCGCGCTGCTCGCCGCGCTGATCGAGGGGCCGGAGCGTGGCTGGCCGTGGCCCACCCTGGCGGCGCTGGCGGGCGGGTTCGCGCTGATCGCAACCGGCTGGCACCATGCGCGGCGGCGCGAGCAGCGGATCGGATCGGCGGTGATCGCGACCGCGCTGTTCGGCCTGCCCACCTTCTTCTGGGGCATCGTCGCGATCCTGGCCTTTTCGGCGGCGTCGGCGGGCTACCTCCTGATCTTTGCCGTATCGCTGCAGCAGGGCCTGGGGCTGAGCGCGCTCGACACCGCGCTCGCGCACGTTCCGTTCGGGCTGGGCGTGATGGGCGGGATCAGCGTCATCGGGCGACGCTGGCTACCGGTGCTGGGCCGCAAGCTGCTGATCGCCGGTGCGCTGATCCTGGCGGCGGCGGGGTTCGCCGTGCTGATGCGCGTGTCCGCGGGGTCGGCGACCGACCCGCTGACGATCGCACTGTTCGCGGTGGCGGGGCTCGGCATGGGGATGCTCGCCGGCCCGCTGCCGCCGGTGATCGTCGCCGACGTCGATCGCGCGCAGGCGGGCGCGGCATCGGCGATGCTCAAGACCGCGCAGCAGATCGGCGGCGCGGCGGGCGTCGCGCTGATCGGCGCGGCCTATTTCACCGCGGGCGACGGCGCGGCGGCACGGCTGGCGGGGCTGGTCCCGGGCGGGGCGGCGTTCGTCGGGCTGCTTGGGGTGGCGGTGCTCGCCGCGCTGAGGCTCCCGGCGGTGATCTTCGCGAAGCGCTGA
- a CDS encoding MFS transporter — protein MTTDSSVQRAGFAQGLTVIIAGFLPILAIVSMFPAVPAMIAHFGDDPNANWKVPAMVSAPGLTIAIVALFAGVLVDKFGRRKLLLAATLVYGLFGALPFLLESLDAIYASRLALGLAEAVILTTLNTLIADYWAEDGRRNWLTLQGLVGPALSSVMIFFAGSLAAWRWNGIFLLYLVAFPIFLAMLRWMYEPASDATARRMLGMDEDRSASRFPWPTVLSIGALTLFASALYYVFIINGGLVWKELGVADPHAIGQISALPTLFILVGAVIFWWMGKRGLSSRVQIATFLAILGSGLAIMGLATDWRWMIAGMVVQQTGAGMAIPSLIAWAQSKLPFAHRGRGMGVWTACFFFGQFSSPLLINVISRVAGTMQGAFLVAGLIGVAGAIGVALLLGRRERAMPAPMPA, from the coding sequence GTGACGACGGACAGCAGCGTACAGCGGGCGGGGTTTGCCCAGGGTTTGACGGTCATCATCGCCGGCTTCCTGCCGATCCTGGCGATCGTGTCGATGTTCCCGGCGGTGCCGGCGATGATCGCGCACTTCGGCGACGACCCCAATGCGAACTGGAAGGTACCGGCGATGGTGTCGGCGCCGGGGCTCACGATCGCGATCGTCGCCCTGTTCGCCGGCGTGCTCGTCGACAAGTTCGGTCGGCGCAAGCTCTTGCTGGCCGCGACGCTCGTCTATGGCCTGTTCGGCGCGTTGCCGTTCCTCCTCGAATCGCTCGATGCGATCTATGCCTCGCGCCTCGCCTTGGGGCTGGCCGAGGCGGTGATCCTGACCACGCTCAACACGCTGATCGCCGATTATTGGGCGGAGGATGGCCGCCGCAACTGGCTGACGCTTCAAGGGCTGGTCGGGCCGGCGCTGTCGTCAGTGATGATCTTCTTTGCCGGCAGCCTGGCGGCGTGGCGGTGGAACGGCATCTTCCTCCTCTACCTCGTCGCCTTCCCGATCTTCCTTGCGATGCTGCGCTGGATGTACGAGCCGGCGAGCGACGCGACCGCGCGGCGGATGCTGGGGATGGACGAGGATCGCTCGGCGTCGCGCTTTCCGTGGCCGACGGTCCTGTCGATCGGCGCGCTGACGCTGTTCGCTTCGGCCCTCTATTACGTCTTCATCATCAATGGCGGGCTCGTCTGGAAGGAACTGGGCGTCGCCGACCCGCACGCGATCGGCCAGATCAGCGCGCTGCCGACGCTGTTCATCCTGGTCGGTGCGGTGATCTTCTGGTGGATGGGCAAGCGCGGCCTGTCGTCGCGGGTACAGATCGCGACGTTCCTCGCCATTCTCGGGTCGGGCCTGGCGATCATGGGGCTGGCGACCGACTGGCGCTGGATGATCGCGGGGATGGTGGTGCAGCAGACGGGCGCCGGCATGGCGATCCCGTCGCTGATCGCATGGGCGCAGTCGAAGCTGCCGTTCGCGCATCGCGGGCGCGGCATGGGGGTGTGGACCGCCTGCTTCTTCTTCGGCCAGTTCAGCTCGCCGCTGCTCATCAACGTGATCTCGCGCGTTGCCGGGACGATGCAGGGCGCGTTCCTGGTTGCCGGACTGATCGGCGTGGCGGGCGCCATTGGCGTCGCGCTGCTGCTCGGCCGGCGCGAGCGCGCGATGCCTGCACCGATGCCGGCATGA
- a CDS encoding alpha/beta hydrolase, with the protein MRALLALAALAVATPAIAQERVFVPIAAQPQPGEIVLGDPKAPDREQWSRMDGAVNVRNVTRPTLTPVLPVGPSTGAAVIVAPGGGFLGLAIEEEGWKVARWLANHGIAAFVLKYRVLPTPPDNAVFQDSLNRAIKGERTGVSPPEDTPPEALADGIAALRHVRAHAAEYGIDPARLGFMGFSAGGFLTRSVVAEGGADKPAFAAPIYPNMKPMKVPADAPPMFVTIAADDFLLQRAGGFGLVDSYRAAGKSIEFHLLADGGHGFGLGKPGTASAGWIEAFYRWLDTRGFLKARS; encoded by the coding sequence ATGAGGGCATTGCTCGCGCTCGCCGCGCTCGCGGTGGCGACCCCGGCGATCGCGCAGGAGCGCGTGTTCGTGCCGATCGCCGCTCAGCCGCAACCGGGCGAGATCGTGCTCGGCGATCCCAAGGCACCCGATCGCGAGCAATGGTCGCGCATGGACGGTGCGGTAAACGTCCGCAACGTGACGCGACCCACGCTGACGCCGGTGCTGCCGGTCGGACCGAGCACGGGCGCGGCGGTGATCGTCGCGCCGGGCGGCGGCTTCCTGGGTCTGGCGATCGAGGAAGAAGGATGGAAGGTCGCGCGCTGGCTGGCCAACCACGGCATCGCCGCCTTCGTGCTCAAATATCGCGTGCTGCCGACCCCACCCGATAATGCGGTGTTCCAGGACAGCCTCAATCGCGCGATCAAGGGTGAGCGGACCGGGGTCTCGCCGCCCGAGGACACTCCGCCCGAGGCACTGGCCGATGGCATCGCCGCGCTTCGCCATGTCCGTGCGCATGCGGCCGAGTATGGCATCGACCCGGCGCGGCTCGGCTTCATGGGCTTTTCGGCGGGCGGCTTCCTGACGCGGAGCGTCGTTGCGGAGGGCGGCGCCGACAAGCCCGCCTTTGCCGCGCCGATCTATCCCAACATGAAGCCCATGAAGGTGCCCGCCGACGCGCCGCCGATGTTCGTGACGATCGCCGCCGACGATTTCCTGCTTCAGCGCGCGGGCGGCTTCGGCCTCGTCGACAGCTATCGCGCGGCGGGCAAGTCGATCGAGTTCCACCTGCTGGCGGACGGCGGGCACGGCTTCGGCCTTGGCAAGCCGGGCACGGCATCGGCGGGCTGGATCGAGGCCTTCTATCGCTGGCTGGACACGCGCGGCTTCCTCAAGGCGCGGTCGTGA